The Gammaproteobacteria bacterium genomic interval CGACGTTTTGCAGGAGTTATTTGCGCAGTTTTGGGTATTATTATTATGATTAAACCTAGTGGTGACATTTCCAAAGAAATGATTCCTTGGCTGTTATCCGCTTTATTAACACCGATTAGCTTTGCACTTTGCGCGGTTTTTGTCGCTAAATATCGCCCCGAAAACAGTCATTCTCTAGGATTGGCCGCGGGCATGTTGTGGGGATCGACATTATGGTTACTGCCAGTCGTGTTTTTAGGCCATCACTTTTATGCCTTAAGCCACGGTTTTTCATGGACAGAACAATTGTTATTAATTGAAGTTTTACTTTCTAGCGCAGGCTATTGGTTGTTTTTCCAACTTCTTAAAAATGCCGGCCCCGTGTATTACAGTTTAGTCGGCGGTGTTGTCGCAGTGGCGGGATTATTGTGGGGGAAGCTACTGTTTGCAGAAACACTCACCCTGACTCAAATGGCAGGCGTCACGGCTGTTATCTTAGGAATTGTTTTAGTGAGTAGGGGCGATAGGTCTTAGCGTG includes:
- a CDS encoding DMT family transporter — its product is MLKPSYKTMSLLIALGAIWSLGFSIARYCTTNGVHPLGYAFWQSLGPAVVLTILCKCLRIPIFNHRSYFIFYLFASLVGIAIPNANMYFAASQLPSGILAVIINISPMVTYLLALAFKEESFNSRRFAGVICAVLGIIIMIKPSGDISKEMIPWLLSALLTPISFALCAVFVAKYRPENSHSLGLAAGMLWGSTLWLLPVVFLGHHFYALSHGFSWTEQLLLIEVLLSSAGYWLFFQLLKNAGPVYYSLVGGVVAVAGLLWGKLLFAETLTLTQMAGVTAVILGIVLVSRGDRS